A portion of the Corynebacterium heidelbergense genome contains these proteins:
- a CDS encoding MFS transporter: protein MTDASGQAQVPLKLLWALYTTQFIGVGFLTVGLTAILRADGVSLSTLGLFQLFGVIWPLKILWAPLVDRWAPMRRQGHYRGWLLLLQSGMVVSLLCMAFIPHPARQIAALGAIVALFVLLSATQDIAADAISVRGLSGRRRDTGSSIQVSAGYVGNLVGGAGAVFVADRWGLPAAGVLLAATTSLALVSVLHYREPRAEQDNRAGSTPWGRDTFDLFRNRDCRRWCFVTMPLLYMGSAGAYSLVTPALGDYGFSLTQIGLITLTVASLPAILAGLLAGHLDAKLERRSSVVLGTIMLASGIATLQPIFGATGASEVSPSSGSFIQAAIGVSLLLTGYTMVNVAVYTQALRFARPTRAGSDFTLLTCIPLGLSFLAGWVALALADGTGFWVSALAMTIVAVVGGISAWRQLGRFGSAARE from the coding sequence ATGACCGATGCTTCAGGCCAGGCCCAGGTCCCGCTGAAGCTTCTGTGGGCGCTGTACACAACCCAGTTCATCGGCGTGGGATTCCTCACGGTCGGTTTGACAGCTATCTTGCGGGCGGACGGCGTTAGCCTCAGCACACTGGGGCTCTTCCAGCTATTCGGCGTTATTTGGCCACTGAAGATCCTGTGGGCTCCGTTGGTGGATCGGTGGGCCCCAATGCGCCGCCAGGGGCATTACCGCGGGTGGCTCCTTCTGCTGCAGAGCGGCATGGTGGTGTCACTGCTGTGCATGGCATTCATCCCCCACCCTGCTCGTCAGATTGCCGCCCTCGGGGCGATCGTGGCCCTCTTCGTCCTCCTCAGCGCTACTCAGGACATTGCCGCAGACGCTATCTCCGTGCGTGGCTTGAGCGGGCGGCGCCGGGATACCGGAAGTTCCATACAGGTCTCGGCTGGGTACGTCGGCAATCTCGTGGGCGGGGCAGGCGCCGTCTTCGTGGCCGATCGGTGGGGGCTTCCAGCCGCCGGCGTCCTGCTGGCGGCCACAACGTCCTTGGCCCTCGTTTCCGTCCTGCACTACCGCGAACCCCGGGCCGAACAGGACAACCGCGCGGGATCCACGCCCTGGGGGCGGGACACGTTTGACCTGTTCCGGAACCGAGACTGCCGCCGTTGGTGTTTCGTCACCATGCCGCTGCTCTACATGGGGTCGGCGGGGGCCTATTCCCTGGTCACTCCGGCCCTCGGGGACTACGGCTTCTCGCTCACCCAGATCGGCCTCATCACGCTCACTGTGGCCTCTCTTCCCGCGATCCTCGCGGGGCTGCTGGCCGGCCACCTCGATGCCAAGCTGGAAAGGAGGAGTTCCGTCGTACTCGGAACGATCATGCTGGCTTCCGGAATCGCCACCCTCCAGCCGATCTTCGGAGCCACCGGCGCATCCGAGGTGTCACCGAGCTCCGGGTCCTTCATCCAGGCGGCAATCGGCGTGAGCCTGCTCCTTACGGGATACACCATGGTGAATGTGGCCGTCTACACCCAGGCCCTCCGGTTCGCCCGGCCGACGCGTGCCGGATCGGATTTCACCCTGCTCACCTGCATCCCCCTGGGCTTGTCATTCTTGGCGGGATGGGTGGCCCTAGCTCTGGCCGACGGCACCGGGTTCTGGGTTTCCGCCCTGGCTATGACCATTGTCGCCGTTGTCGGCGGGATCAGCGCTTGGCGTCAGTTGGGTCGATTCGGATCAGCGGCCCGGGAGTAA
- a CDS encoding siderophore-interacting protein, with translation MLSELERILVRTLGSGQTTLTVLSKEWLSDSFVRVTVDCGQLFSFTPAFPTLWLRLWFPAGDASWHQRAFTIVGADEQCGRAHIEFTLHDGIASDWARAAEPGWTIQASLLGSKTPWGLRVDELAISKSKPIVLVGDMASLPAMNSLLGTLVTTPITAVVENRLASDAQVPVCASSRHQVIRCQHDSGPSVTDVAAQCVAQSSDSPRVWVALEAGKTRALVKRLRADHGITKTDLCSLGYWKAVA, from the coding sequence ATGCTATCTGAACTGGAGCGGATTCTTGTCCGGACCCTTGGGTCGGGGCAAACCACATTGACGGTCCTGTCCAAGGAGTGGCTCAGCGACTCCTTCGTACGGGTCACGGTGGACTGCGGGCAGTTATTCTCCTTTACTCCAGCGTTCCCCACTCTGTGGTTGCGGCTGTGGTTTCCCGCAGGGGACGCCTCCTGGCATCAACGGGCCTTCACCATCGTGGGGGCAGATGAGCAGTGCGGACGGGCCCACATCGAGTTCACCTTGCACGACGGAATCGCCTCCGACTGGGCCCGGGCGGCGGAACCCGGCTGGACCATCCAGGCATCGCTACTTGGTTCCAAAACCCCCTGGGGGCTTCGCGTCGATGAACTCGCCATCAGCAAATCGAAACCAATCGTCCTTGTGGGTGACATGGCTTCGTTGCCTGCCATGAATTCGCTGCTAGGCACCCTGGTCACTACTCCGATCACCGCCGTGGTGGAAAACCGACTGGCCTCGGACGCGCAGGTTCCTGTCTGTGCCAGTTCACGTCACCAGGTCATCCGTTGTCAGCACGACAGCGGGCCATCTGTCACGGACGTCGCGGCCCAATGTGTAGCGCAAAGCAGTGACAGTCCGCGCGTCTGGGTGGCCCTCGAGGCTGGAAAAACCCGTGCCCTCGTAAAGCGCTTGCGGGCGGATCACGGAATCACCAAGACGGATCTGTGCTCGCTCGGTTACTGGAAAGCGGTGGCGTAG
- a CDS encoding penicillin acylase family protein, which translates to MQRSRGYVVNVSGGPAITSITRSPDGIPTISADSITDLAHGQGTATATDRSQQLIADHRRLCAASGEPLDRLVGRVGLRLSARRCFERATPAARDFCAAYADGVNGILARVPDTSRWEPWDPIGMMLLSHLLFGAFPETLWRETVRATLGPEFLTAFSHEPAVSAGSNAWFIPSSWSSTGRPILCADPHRLLEPPGPYHQMRLRAPGINVDGLAFPGFPGVPHFGQTPTCAWVITNAMADSQPLVRLTGQAAAPDLPIVAWDGRGNPLGLGWSAQVTGDGGLQTSMDLLGAADTRNIIGAYSHWVDPVNDVLAADRSGRGVRFTAGRVLRLNSEKRAGPLSLHEFRQAGWERFPVRVLEAPEAAANERKPEEARLGYSYCPDQRARRIRELLRKHGSAPITPEAAASIAMDTYDEELHGLVGRLCNTSRQTPSSRSFHRYLSDWDGYFASDSVDAAAVAAWRHALVDLLCELPILKRLQTGSKNLRTLCDPLFEPWLNPRVRVGLSLPSILTSHALFGFDVRAITHRAAELAAQRFGGETWGQLHGLGGDTQTILAAGSLPGVTDRCLRVPVARVLWDIGNPNGSSWVVPERGQEPLWERGESIPVRHYERSYVNA; encoded by the coding sequence TTGCAACGTAGCCGGGGCTACGTCGTGAACGTGTCGGGAGGGCCAGCCATCACATCCATCACCCGCTCCCCCGATGGCATCCCCACCATCAGCGCCGACAGCATCACGGATCTAGCCCACGGGCAGGGGACAGCGACAGCCACTGATCGCTCCCAGCAACTCATCGCAGATCATCGCCGCCTGTGCGCTGCCAGCGGGGAGCCACTGGATCGCCTTGTCGGCCGCGTCGGGCTGCGGCTTAGCGCCAGGCGGTGTTTCGAACGAGCAACCCCCGCAGCCAGGGACTTTTGTGCGGCCTACGCCGACGGAGTGAACGGGATCCTGGCGCGCGTTCCAGATACGAGCCGATGGGAGCCCTGGGACCCTATCGGGATGATGTTGCTGTCTCACCTGCTGTTCGGCGCATTCCCCGAAACCCTCTGGCGCGAAACCGTCCGCGCAACGCTCGGACCCGAGTTCCTCACGGCCTTCTCACACGAACCTGCGGTATCCGCGGGGAGCAATGCGTGGTTTATCCCTTCTTCCTGGTCTTCCACCGGCCGCCCTATTCTGTGCGCGGACCCCCACCGGTTGTTGGAACCCCCCGGCCCCTACCACCAGATGCGATTGCGGGCCCCCGGAATCAACGTTGATGGTTTGGCCTTCCCCGGTTTTCCCGGGGTCCCCCATTTCGGCCAAACCCCCACCTGCGCATGGGTGATCACCAATGCTATGGCTGACTCACAACCACTGGTTCGGCTCACCGGACAAGCAGCAGCTCCAGACTTGCCGATCGTGGCATGGGACGGGCGGGGTAATCCCCTGGGATTGGGATGGAGCGCACAAGTGACCGGTGACGGGGGCCTCCAAACAAGCATGGATCTTTTAGGGGCAGCCGATACCCGAAACATCATCGGCGCGTACTCCCACTGGGTGGACCCCGTCAATGACGTATTGGCAGCCGATCGCTCGGGGAGAGGCGTTCGGTTTACTGCTGGTCGGGTCCTCCGGCTGAATTCAGAGAAACGGGCCGGGCCGTTGTCCTTACACGAGTTCCGCCAAGCTGGATGGGAACGCTTCCCGGTCCGCGTCCTGGAGGCACCGGAAGCCGCTGCGAACGAACGCAAACCCGAGGAGGCGCGTTTGGGGTACAGCTACTGCCCGGATCAGCGAGCACGGCGTATTCGCGAATTGCTGAGAAAACACGGCAGCGCACCGATAACCCCGGAAGCCGCAGCGAGCATCGCCATGGATACTTACGACGAGGAGCTACACGGTTTGGTCGGGCGTTTGTGTAACACGAGCCGGCAAACACCATCTTCCAGGTCTTTCCATCGTTACCTCTCGGATTGGGACGGTTACTTCGCCAGCGATTCTGTCGATGCCGCTGCGGTTGCCGCATGGCGACACGCTCTGGTGGATCTGCTCTGCGAACTTCCGATCCTTAAACGCCTTCAGACCGGTTCCAAGAACTTGCGAACCCTCTGCGACCCGCTTTTCGAACCATGGCTCAACCCCAGGGTCCGGGTGGGCCTATCCCTACCCTCCATCCTCACATCCCACGCGTTATTCGGGTTCGACGTCCGTGCGATTACGCACCGAGCGGCAGAACTGGCAGCTCAGCGCTTTGGCGGCGAGACCTGGGGACAACTGCACGGCCTGGGTGGGGACACCCAAACCATCCTGGCGGCCGGTTCCCTCCCAGGGGTAACGGATCGATGCCTGAGGGTTCCGGTAGCCCGAGTCCTGTGGGATATCGGCAATCCGAATGGTTCCTCGTGGGTTGTGCCAGAACGGGGCCAAGAGCCGCTGTGGGAACGGGGAGAGTCCATACCGGTTCGACACTATGAACGGAGTTACGTCAATGCATGA
- a CDS encoding GNAT family N-acetyltransferase, with amino-acid sequence MIRPVDPNDDSSMIYEWTRAERARFWGMGWATQNDIRDIYYALAASETHHAYVLSWEGRACAIFQTYDPRSDEVGQFYPVDNHDLGFHLMLGPRDVFSTSAPRSRAVRRVIEGLAPEVILRTGARRLLADPDSNNERAIQRLHSIGFTTMSRVWLPGQAKQAELMIHDDARQFCTPYGI; translated from the coding sequence ATGATCCGTCCGGTTGACCCGAACGACGATAGTTCGATGATTTACGAGTGGACCCGAGCGGAGCGGGCGCGTTTCTGGGGAATGGGTTGGGCCACTCAGAACGATATCCGAGATATCTACTACGCCTTGGCGGCCTCTGAAACACACCATGCTTACGTTCTCAGTTGGGAAGGTCGGGCCTGCGCGATTTTTCAAACCTATGACCCGCGCTCAGATGAGGTTGGCCAGTTCTACCCGGTAGATAATCATGACCTTGGGTTCCACCTCATGCTGGGGCCAAGGGACGTGTTTTCCACGTCCGCACCCAGGTCGAGGGCAGTTCGGCGTGTCATCGAGGGCTTAGCCCCGGAAGTGATCCTCCGAACGGGGGCCCGCAGGCTGCTCGCGGACCCGGATTCGAACAACGAGCGGGCGATCCAGCGCTTGCACAGTATCGGCTTCACAACCATGTCACGCGTGTGGCTACCGGGCCAGGCCAAGCAGGCCGAGCTGATGATTCATGACGATGCTCGGCAATTTTGTACCCCGTACGGGATTTGA
- a CDS encoding DUF3253 domain-containing protein — protein MDTTEDGHYIVVKGRRWRATDPGIPENLKTELVRVLMAGRRLVKTEGDPVRTVVQDAKVALGERGEEWWSPSPTEEGLASRLAATMRTMARARPGKTHCPSDAARVVGGTEDWRDLMDLARQVARELRATGEILITQKGEAVTAEEWKGPIRLSAGPKLPYADILAP, from the coding sequence ATGGATACCACGGAGGATGGGCACTACATCGTCGTCAAGGGTCGCCGCTGGCGGGCGACGGACCCGGGCATACCGGAGAACCTCAAAACGGAGCTGGTGCGGGTGCTCATGGCCGGTCGCCGACTGGTGAAGACGGAGGGCGACCCTGTGCGCACGGTCGTGCAGGATGCGAAGGTGGCCCTGGGGGAACGCGGGGAGGAATGGTGGTCGCCCTCCCCCACCGAGGAAGGTTTGGCCTCCCGACTAGCCGCGACGATGCGCACCATGGCACGGGCCCGCCCCGGGAAGACCCACTGCCCCAGCGACGCAGCTCGGGTGGTAGGCGGCACAGAGGATTGGCGGGACCTCATGGACCTGGCCCGCCAGGTCGCCCGCGAGCTTCGGGCGACCGGCGAGATCCTTATCACGCAGAAAGGCGAAGCGGTGACGGCAGAGGAGTGGAAGGGGCCTATCCGCCTGTCGGCTGGCCCCAAGCTGCCCTATGCGGACATCCTCGCCCCGTGA
- the gltX gene encoding glutamate--tRNA ligase — protein MSEVRVRFCPSPTGTPHVGLIRTALFNWAYARHTGGKMVFRIEDTDAKRDSEESYQAIIDGLRWLGLDWDEGIDVGGPHEPYRQSRRMDIYADILDKLKQSGDVYPAYSTADEVTQRHLDAGRDKNLGYDNFDRDLSAEQIAAYEAEGREPVWRLRMPDDRRYEWTDLVRGEMSVDGATVPDFVVARSNGQPLYTLVNPVDDALMGITHVLRGEDLLPSTPRQIALHEALQRIGVSSQTPTFGHLPFVMGEGNRKLSKRDPESDLFLHRKEGIIPEGMLNYLSLLGWALSADRDIFSTDELVAAFDVADVKPNPARFDHKKLEAINADHIRLLELGEFTRRLRRYLEEFHGFPGDYPAEKFAFAAELVQTRIKTLGDADGLLRFLITDDADLELDDKAARKNLKEDAVEVLSAAVEELEALDEEDFVTPDIEGALQGRLIEQMELKPRKAYGALRVAVSGAAVSPPLFESMELLGKESTLARLRAAQKVTPYQ, from the coding sequence ATGAGTGAAGTACGCGTCCGATTCTGCCCCTCGCCCACCGGAACCCCGCACGTCGGGCTGATCCGTACTGCCCTGTTCAACTGGGCCTACGCGCGTCATACCGGCGGCAAGATGGTCTTCCGCATCGAAGATACAGACGCCAAGCGGGACTCCGAAGAGTCCTACCAGGCCATTATCGACGGCCTGCGCTGGCTCGGGTTGGACTGGGACGAGGGCATCGACGTCGGCGGCCCCCACGAGCCCTACCGGCAGTCCCGGCGAATGGACATCTATGCGGACATCCTGGACAAGCTCAAGCAGTCCGGGGACGTGTACCCCGCCTACTCCACGGCCGACGAGGTAACACAGCGCCACCTGGATGCCGGGCGGGACAAGAACCTGGGCTATGACAACTTCGACCGCGACCTGTCCGCCGAGCAGATCGCCGCGTATGAGGCCGAGGGCCGCGAGCCGGTCTGGCGCCTGCGGATGCCCGACGACCGGCGCTATGAGTGGACCGACCTCGTTCGCGGGGAGATGAGCGTGGACGGCGCCACCGTGCCGGATTTCGTTGTCGCCAGGTCCAACGGCCAGCCCCTATACACCCTTGTCAACCCCGTCGACGACGCCCTCATGGGCATCACCCACGTCCTGCGCGGAGAGGACCTGCTGCCCAGCACCCCCCGGCAGATCGCCCTGCACGAGGCACTGCAGCGCATCGGGGTATCCAGCCAGACCCCCACGTTCGGCCACCTGCCCTTCGTCATGGGGGAGGGCAACAGGAAGTTATCTAAGCGAGACCCGGAATCGGATCTCTTCCTGCACCGCAAGGAGGGGATCATCCCGGAGGGCATGCTGAACTACCTATCCCTGCTGGGCTGGGCGCTCAGCGCGGATCGGGACATCTTCAGCACGGACGAGCTAGTGGCTGCCTTCGACGTGGCCGACGTGAAGCCCAACCCCGCCCGCTTCGACCACAAAAAGCTAGAGGCCATCAACGCCGACCACATCCGCCTGCTGGAGCTCGGGGAGTTCACCCGCCGACTGCGCCGCTACCTAGAAGAGTTCCACGGCTTCCCCGGTGACTACCCCGCGGAGAAGTTCGCCTTCGCCGCCGAGCTGGTGCAGACGCGCATCAAGACCCTGGGGGACGCCGATGGTTTGTTGCGGTTCCTTATTACCGACGACGCCGACCTGGAGCTGGATGACAAAGCCGCTCGGAAGAACCTCAAGGAGGACGCGGTGGAGGTGCTCAGCGCCGCCGTGGAGGAGCTGGAGGCACTGGACGAGGAGGACTTCGTCACGCCCGATATCGAGGGCGCCCTGCAGGGGAGGTTGATCGAGCAGATGGAGCTCAAGCCCCGAAAGGCCTATGGGGCCCTGCGCGTGGCAGTCTCCGGGGCCGCTGTGTCCCCGCCGTTATTCGAATCCATGGAGTTGCTGGGGAAGGAATCCACGCTGGCGCGCCTGCGGGCGGCCCAAAAGGTCACTCCGTATCAGTGA
- a CDS encoding TIM barrel protein, which yields MTPDSPAPDSPTWITGRNRSIGAPAGDWRSHLSAAQGPETIELWWPFPTPVAPPAEIQALVRTVRQQQLRLTAINLWGGDMTAGDRGILHRADLPRTHLESILRIHEATGADKFNLQLGRGGSDVLPSQVDRVRSIGEFLGNRVGGVVLIEPLSAMSDYPIRTIDRAWDLIGAAGTGGLLMDLYHLRANGEIGAELTAEDLRRGLPTHVQVADHPGRGEPGSGTAPLQHWVRQLRQAGYAGEVMGEWLPRPVT from the coding sequence ATGACACCCGACAGCCCCGCACCCGACAGCCCCACGTGGATCACCGGCCGGAACCGATCGATCGGGGCCCCAGCGGGGGACTGGCGCAGCCACCTGTCCGCCGCACAGGGCCCGGAGACGATCGAATTGTGGTGGCCCTTTCCCACCCCGGTAGCGCCGCCAGCGGAGATTCAGGCCCTGGTGCGAACCGTGCGCCAGCAGCAACTCCGACTCACGGCGATCAACCTGTGGGGCGGGGACATGACCGCCGGGGACCGTGGCATCCTCCACCGCGCCGACCTGCCCCGGACCCACCTCGAATCCATCCTGCGGATCCACGAGGCCACCGGGGCGGACAAGTTCAACCTCCAGCTCGGCCGCGGCGGGAGCGACGTGCTGCCCAGCCAGGTGGACCGCGTGCGTTCCATCGGGGAGTTCCTCGGCAATCGGGTAGGTGGCGTCGTACTCATCGAACCCCTCTCCGCGATGTCCGACTACCCCATCAGGACCATTGACCGAGCCTGGGACCTCATCGGTGCCGCCGGGACCGGAGGGCTGCTCATGGACCTCTACCACCTCCGCGCCAACGGCGAGATCGGCGCCGAACTTACCGCTGAAGATCTGAGGCGGGGACTGCCCACCCACGTCCAAGTCGCCGACCACCCCGGGCGCGGGGAACCCGGCAGCGGTACGGCCCCACTGCAGCACTGGGTCCGCCAGCTCCGCCAGGCTGGCTACGCCGGTGAGGTCATGGGGGAGTGGCTACCCCGCCCGGTAACCTAA
- a CDS encoding SDR family oxidoreductase — MESAGRGRVAVVTGAGGGLGRVFTRALAAEGWAVAALGRTPATLAETIADCSPALAVQCDITDADAVDRAFAHVVEALGGLHLLVNNAGIPGPVGEIHSVDPADFRATVETNVTGTWLCTRAAFRHMAANGGGRIINNGSIAGHAPRPQAAAYAASKAAVASLSVSTALDGRAHNISVTELDIGNARTDLLGAFTSAEPMFDAEHAAAVLVHLAGLPLDVTVDQLTLTATGMPYLGRG, encoded by the coding sequence ATGGAATCAGCAGGCAGAGGACGGGTCGCTGTGGTCACGGGGGCCGGGGGCGGCCTGGGCCGGGTCTTCACCCGGGCGCTGGCCGCCGAGGGGTGGGCCGTTGCCGCCCTGGGGCGCACGCCCGCTACCTTGGCGGAGACCATCGCCGACTGCTCCCCCGCCTTGGCGGTGCAGTGCGACATCACCGATGCGGATGCGGTGGACCGGGCCTTTGCTCACGTAGTGGAGGCCCTGGGCGGACTGCATCTACTGGTCAACAACGCCGGGATCCCCGGCCCCGTAGGGGAGATCCACAGCGTGGATCCGGCCGACTTCCGCGCAACGGTAGAAACGAATGTGACCGGCACGTGGCTGTGCACGCGGGCGGCCTTCCGGCACATGGCGGCCAACGGGGGTGGGCGCATCATCAACAACGGCTCCATTGCGGGGCATGCCCCTCGGCCGCAGGCTGCGGCGTATGCCGCGAGCAAAGCCGCGGTGGCCAGCCTGAGCGTATCCACGGCCTTGGACGGGCGGGCGCACAATATCTCGGTCACGGAGCTGGATATCGGCAACGCCCGCACCGACCTGCTGGGGGCCTTCACCTCTGCGGAGCCGATGTTCGATGCTGAGCACGCAGCGGCGGTGCTGGTGCACCTTGCGGGCCTGCCGCTGGACGTCACGGTGGATCAGCTCACCCTCACGGCCACGGGCATGCCCTACCTGGGGCGGGGATAG
- a CDS encoding isochorismate synthase gives MTEQRRPPGAPDFLLSRPHHSIRTQGRTAIFPDPFEAATALRNGEVELVVGAIPFDTANRAALMVPQSVVRSEGPLEPPAYYRGKKAAEALEIEDVHSSSSLEEHQATVAAAVATMQQTRLEKVVLARSVDVTFRQEVDPLLIAARFIDLASARNGFAVDLGATGREDDAGAMFVGSSPEQLIRRRDRSITAFPLAGSGPRTGDAQVDDATAARLLGSAKDLAEHRFVVEHYRRVLTPLCADLRIPETPELMETNEMIHLGTHIEGTLADEEYSALDLALILHPTPAIAGTPTDDALGIINQVEEDREFYAGAVGWCDSSGDGEWMVSIRCACVGGSTARAWAGGGIVATSSPAEEVEETTAKLQTALRALNVPVRMRQV, from the coding sequence ATGACTGAGCAGCGGAGACCGCCGGGTGCGCCGGATTTCCTGCTGTCCCGGCCGCATCATTCGATTCGCACTCAGGGGCGCACGGCGATATTCCCGGATCCCTTCGAGGCGGCCACCGCGCTGCGCAATGGCGAGGTGGAGTTGGTGGTGGGGGCGATTCCCTTCGATACCGCCAATCGGGCCGCGCTCATGGTGCCGCAGTCGGTGGTGCGCTCCGAGGGGCCCTTGGAGCCCCCCGCCTACTACCGCGGCAAGAAGGCCGCAGAGGCCCTGGAGATCGAGGACGTGCACTCCTCCAGCAGCCTGGAGGAGCATCAGGCCACAGTGGCTGCCGCGGTGGCGACGATGCAGCAGACACGGCTGGAAAAAGTAGTGCTGGCCCGCAGCGTGGATGTGACCTTCCGCCAGGAGGTGGACCCACTGCTCATTGCAGCGCGATTCATCGACTTGGCCTCGGCGCGCAACGGCTTTGCGGTGGATTTAGGGGCCACTGGCCGGGAGGACGATGCCGGGGCGATGTTCGTGGGCTCCTCCCCGGAGCAGCTCATTCGGCGGCGGGATCGGTCCATCACCGCCTTCCCCTTGGCCGGTTCGGGGCCCCGGACCGGTGATGCGCAGGTGGACGACGCCACCGCGGCGCGTTTGCTGGGCAGCGCCAAGGATCTGGCCGAGCATCGGTTTGTTGTGGAGCATTACCGGCGGGTTCTCACGCCCCTGTGCGCGGATCTGCGCATCCCGGAGACCCCGGAGCTCATGGAGACCAACGAGATGATCCACCTGGGCACGCACATCGAGGGGACGCTGGCGGACGAGGAGTACTCGGCGCTCGATCTGGCCCTCATACTGCACCCCACCCCGGCGATTGCGGGAACCCCCACGGACGATGCCCTGGGCATCATCAACCAGGTGGAGGAGGATCGCGAGTTCTACGCGGGCGCGGTGGGCTGGTGCGATAGCAGCGGGGATGGGGAGTGGATGGTGTCGATCCGCTGCGCCTGCGTCGGCGGATCAACAGCCCGCGCCTGGGCCGGGGGCGGCATCGTGGCCACCTCCAGCCCCGCCGAGGAGGTGGAGGAGACCACCGCGAAACTACAGACGGCGCTGCGGGCTCTCAACGTCCCCGTGCGGATGCGTCAGGTGTAG
- a CDS encoding fumarylacetoacetate hydrolase family protein, translating into MRIARIAHPEGMTFAVLEGGQPDGTGATCREIAGHPFQQPEFTGKSWPISDVRLLAPILPSKIVAVGRNYADHVEEVFKQGAEHLPPTIFLKPPTAVIGPEAPIRVPEWATKVEFEGELAIVIGRPCKDVHRNNWKDVVLGFTIVNDVSSRDLQFADGQWARAKGLDSFCPLGPWIETNIDGVEIDNLPIKAHLTHDGRTETKQDSNSNQMIKDIPEIVEWISSAFTLLPGDVICTGSPAGTAEMVPGDRIVVEIPGLGTLANPVRRYT; encoded by the coding sequence ATGCGAATCGCCCGAATAGCTCATCCGGAAGGCATGACTTTCGCCGTACTCGAGGGGGGACAACCGGATGGAACCGGCGCCACCTGCCGCGAGATTGCCGGTCACCCCTTCCAGCAACCGGAATTCACCGGCAAGTCCTGGCCCATCTCGGACGTTCGACTCCTCGCCCCTATCCTGCCCAGCAAAATTGTGGCGGTCGGGCGCAACTACGCCGACCATGTGGAGGAAGTGTTTAAGCAGGGCGCGGAGCACCTGCCGCCGACGATCTTCCTTAAGCCCCCGACAGCCGTGATCGGCCCGGAGGCCCCCATCCGCGTCCCGGAGTGGGCAACCAAGGTGGAGTTCGAAGGGGAGCTGGCAATCGTCATCGGCCGGCCCTGCAAGGACGTGCACCGCAACAACTGGAAAGACGTGGTGCTCGGCTTCACCATCGTCAACGATGTCTCCTCGCGCGACCTGCAATTCGCCGACGGGCAGTGGGCCCGGGCCAAGGGGCTGGACTCCTTCTGCCCGCTGGGACCGTGGATCGAGACCAATATCGACGGGGTGGAGATCGATAACCTCCCCATCAAGGCCCACCTCACCCACGACGGTCGCACGGAGACGAAGCAGGACTCCAACTCCAACCAGATGATCAAGGACATCCCGGAGATCGTCGAGTGGATCTCCAGCGCATTCACGCTGCTGCCGGGGGATGTTATCTGCACCGGTTCCCCCGCCGGAACCGCGGAGATGGTGCCCGGCGATCGGATTGTCGTGGAAATCCCCGGGCTGGGAACCCTGGCCAACCCGGTGCGCCGCTACACCTGA
- a CDS encoding exonuclease domain-containing protein: protein MFGFGKKPGASRQSRAATGALADFYRVPAPAPSSPLPEVPFLAVDIETTGLDPACDSVLSIGWVAIDSFLIDASTSGYCVVNADVHRCAGSGEQRSVGGVEHSATIHGLTDDDIAAGMPPADALRMLLEALAGRVLLAHYSPIERDFLSLACKRHFGAGLDVPTVDTFALERRHMERMGTYARGEDLRLPRVRERYNLPSYSSHNALTDALACAELFLAQAAHGKVTTLKAVLER from the coding sequence ATGTTCGGATTCGGCAAGAAACCCGGCGCCTCCCGCCAGTCCCGGGCCGCGACGGGCGCCCTCGCCGACTTCTACCGCGTCCCTGCTCCCGCCCCCTCGTCTCCCTTGCCCGAGGTCCCATTCCTCGCCGTGGATATCGAAACGACAGGCCTGGATCCCGCCTGCGATTCAGTCTTGTCCATCGGGTGGGTGGCCATCGATTCTTTTCTTATCGACGCCAGCACCTCCGGCTACTGCGTAGTCAACGCCGATGTGCACCGCTGCGCGGGCAGTGGGGAGCAGCGCTCGGTTGGTGGCGTCGAACATTCAGCAACAATCCATGGGTTGACGGACGACGACATCGCCGCCGGAATGCCCCCGGCCGACGCACTGAGAATGCTGCTCGAGGCACTGGCCGGGCGGGTGCTGCTGGCGCACTACAGCCCGATCGAGCGGGACTTTCTCTCCCTGGCCTGCAAGCGGCACTTCGGCGCCGGCCTAGACGTGCCGACAGTGGACACCTTCGCCCTCGAACGCCGGCACATGGAGCGCATGGGGACCTACGCCCGCGGCGAAGACCTGCGGCTGCCCCGGGTGCGGGAACGCTACAACCTGCCGAGCTACAGCTCCCACAACGCCCTGACCGATGCCCTCGCCTGCGCCGAACTCTTCCTGGCCCAAGCCGCGCACGGGAAGGTCACCACGCTCAAGGCGGTGCTCGAGCGTTAG